The Acipenser ruthenus chromosome 27, fAciRut3.2 maternal haplotype, whole genome shotgun sequence genome includes a window with the following:
- the epx gene encoding eosinophil peroxidase: protein MEDEHGNGLISPSLSAVSSAPCQIMGFWEYLGAPQPYKEGAGSTAGKHTESRDRGQRQDHPPGDPQHRDRGQRQDHPPGDTQHQDRGQRQDHPPGDTQHQDRGQRQDRPPGDTQHRDRGQRHDRPPRDRQTDRQFTGLMVPLRVLLAMLALTPPPTPLVHCATHTEAAPKSGTVFVSEALRRAEERVNTAYTRSRERTKAALDEGSLSPSDLLTLFKQPAPETRSAVRAAELLDNTVEIIRQMVYTQEMELKNITELLTPQDLQALAEATGCSTQTRPPHCGLSCLDSKYRSITGACNNRKFPLWGASNTPYARWLPAEYDDGFSLPRGWNSEKLHHGFTLPPVRRVSHEVLYTRNENISLDESYSHMLVEWGQWIDHDLDLTPQSASTAAFHSGVDCSRSCTQRSPCFPIQIPEDDPRSCGEVECMPFFRSAPACVGGGEGQLGLVGLLSGRLGPREQLNSISSFVDASVVYGSSAPLAMALRNQSSQRGLLAVNQHASDQGLAYLPYLQSGHQDPCSRPRNDSADEPASNTTSCFKAGDSRANEHLGMQALHTLFLREHNRLALELGKLNPHWSGETIYQETRKLLGAVHQVLTWRDYLPRILGPDSSPRLLPPYAGYRPLADPRIANVFATAAFRFAHVTIQPQLFRLDQNYSQSPAHPSIQLHQSFFSSWRLVHEGGVDPLIRGLVLNPAKLQTQTQMMPEELTERLFQAQGALSLDLASLNLQRGRDHGLPGYNAWRRLCGLSAPRDVSELGSVLSSPSLAEKLSALYGTPENIDVWIGAISEPLLGGARVGALLACLLGRQFKALRDGDRFWWEREGVFSAAQRSELRRVSLSRIICDNTRIQRLPRDVFNRNQYPQDFVSCDSAAIPRLHLSAWREETDDPQCGALPRVDHSFSVRCRHSVFFECHPGYRLEGPASMTCDPERGEWSQPTPICQDTGSGPPRVTYIITAVIVVIGSAALISLLVTCHRRFSEKRRRPLIGGQCKGGCPGPEGGPDSTGGLH from the exons ATGGAAGATGAGCATGGAAACGGTTTGATCTCTCCCTCGCTGTCAGCAGTCAGTTCAGCTCCCTGTCAGATAATGGGATTCTGGGAATACTTGGGCGCTCCGCAGCCTTATAAAGAGGGAGCAGGGAGCACTGCCGGGAAGCACACAGAGAGCCGGGACAGGGGACAGAGACAGGATCATCCTCCAGGAGACCCACAGCACCGGGACAGGGGACAGAGACAGGATCATCCTCCAGGAGACACACAGCACCAGGACAGGGGACAGAGACAGGATCATCCTCCAGGAGACACACAGCACCAGGACAGGGGACAGAGACAGGATCGTCCTCCAGGAGACACACAGCACCGGGACAGGGGACAGAGACACGATCGTCCTccaagagacagacagacagacagacagttcaCTGGTCTCATG gTTCCTCTCAGGGTTCTGCTGGCAATGCTCGCCCTGACTCCTCCCCCAACCCCCCTGGTGCACTGCGCCACACACACGG AGGCTGCACCGAAGAGTGGGACTGTGTTTGTGTCGGAGGCGCTGAGGAGAGCCGAGGAGAGAGTGAACACAGCGTACACACGATccagagagag GACGAAGGCTGCCCTGGACGAAGGCTCGCTCAGCCCCAGTGACCTCCTGACCCTGTTCAAGCAGCCGGCCCCTGAGACGCGGTCAGCCGTGCGCGCGGCCGAGCTTCTGGACAACACTGTGGAGATCATCCGGCAGATGGTGTACACCCAGGAGATGGAGCTGAAGAACATCACGG AGCTGCTGACCCCCCAGGACCTGCAGGCGCTGGCCGAGGCGACGGGCTGCTCCACTCAGACCCGCCCCCCCCACTGCGGACTCTCCTGCCTCGATAGCAAGTACCGCAGCATCACCGGAGCCTGTAACAACCG GAAGTTTCCTCTGTGGGGCGCCTCGAACACGCCCTACGCGCGCTGGCTGCCTGCGGAGTACGATGACGGCTTCTCTCTGCCACGCGGCTGGAACTCAGAGAAACTGCACCATGGCTTCACCCTGCCACCG GTGCGTCGCGTGTCTCACGAGGTGCTGTACACACGGAACGAGAACATCTCATTGGACGAGAGCTACTCCCACATGCTGGTGGAGTGGGGCCAGTGGATCGATCACGACCTCGACCTGACCCCGCAGAGCGCCAGCACTGCAGCCTTCCACAGCGGGGTTGACTGCTCTCGATCCTGCACCCAGCGCAGCCCCTGCTTCCCAATACAG aTCCCTGAGGATGACCCTCGCTCCTGTGGGGAGGTGGAATGCATGCCGTTCTTCCGCTCAGCCCCTGCGTGTGTTGGCGGCGGGGAGGGTCAGTTGGGTCTGGTCGGGCTCCTGTCCGGTCGGCTAGGCCCGAGGGAGCAGCTCAACAGCATCAGCTCCTTCGTGGACGCCAGCGTGGTGTACGGCAGCTCTGCCCCCCTCGCCATGGCCCTGCGAAACCAGTCCTCCCAGCGCGGCTTGCTCGCTGTCAACCAGCATGCCTCGGACCAGGGCCTCGCCTACTTGCCCTACCTGCAGAGCGGCCACCAGGACCCCTGCAGCCGACCCCGCAACGACAGTGCTGATGAGCCAGCCAGCAACACCACCTCCTGCTTCAAAGCAG gtgATTCCCGTGCGAATGAGCACTTGGGAATGCAGGCTCTCCACACCCTGTTCCTCAGGGAGCACAACCGACTGGCGTTGGAGCTGGGAAAGCTGAACCCCCACTGGAGCGGAGAGACCATCTACCAGGAGACCCGCAAACTGCTGGGAGCCGTGCACcag gTGCTGACGTGGAGAGATTACCTCCCTCGTATCCTGGGCCCTGACTCCTCCCCCAGGCTCCTCCCCCCCTACGCTGGGTACCGCCCCCTCGCTGACCCACGCATCGCCAATGTGTTCGCCACTGCCGCCTTCCGATTCGCTCACGTCACCATCCAACCACAGCTCTTCCGACTGGACCAGAACTACTCGCAGAGCCCCGCCCACCCCAGCATCCAGCTCCACCAATCATTCTTCTCCTCCTGGAGGCTGGTGCACGAGG GAGGAGTGGACCCACTGATCCGAGGGCTGGTTCTGAACCCGGCCAAGCTGCAGACTCAGACCCAGATGATGCCGGAGGAGCTGACAGAGAGGCTGTTCCAGGCCCAGGGGGCACTGTCCCTCGACCTGGCCTCCCTCAACCTGCAGAGGGGCCGGGACCATGGGCTGCCag GGTACAATGCCTGGCGCCGGCTGTGTGGTCTGTCGGCCCCCCGCGATGTCTCGGAGCTGGGGTCCGTGCTCAGCAGCCCCTCCCTGGCGGAGAAGCTCTCCGCCCTCTACGGGACCCCCGAAAACATTGACGTGTGGATCGGAGCCATCTCGGAGCCCCTGCTGGGGGGGGCGCGGGTTGGGGCATTGCTCGCCTGCCTGCTGGGGAGGCAGTTCAAGGCGCTACGCGACGGAGACAG GTTCTGGTGGGAGAGGGAGGGCGTGTTCTCTGCTGCTCAGCGTTCGGAGCTCCGCAGGGTGTCTCTCTCACGCATCATCTGTGACAACACGAGAATCCAGCGCCTTCCCCGTGACGTCTTCAACAGGAACCAGTACCCACAGGACTTTGTGTCATGTGACAGCGCGGCCATCCCTCGACTCCACCTGTCAGCCTGGAGGGAGGAGACCGACG acCCGCAGTGTGGTGCGCTCCCCCGTGTCGATCATTCCTTCTCTGTTCGTTGTCGGCACTCCGTGTTCTTCGAGTGTCACCCCGGTTACCGCCTAGAAGGGCCGGCCTCC
- the LOC117432023 gene encoding leucine-rich repeat-containing protein 10B-like, whose product MPDFSIFLCADRQPEPRSHSGAVLVLLTRCVAETPRVATPIQPRRGRVPTDSEEEWEREEEELPYEVEEQLASGDDTLDLCFRKLRRLPRRVCGCPHLEKLYASNNRLRGLPEGFSELERLRVLALDFNKMFNVPPPVCRLENITRLYLGSNRLTTLPPEFSNLLNLRCLWMENNFFRRFPRQLLHLPVLKSLQLGDNRLRSLPGCLAGMASLRGLWLYGNRFEELPRVLLHMELLEILDVDRNKISRFPDLTRLAGLKLFSYDHNPGKAVPKAQDSVVLVGDGAEEMRQARGEVAEAVTAARAQKEALEAEAVEAAARGARGSRGRGTAIHSILKSRGLSAGQLEGSEGGREEEEEEGEDEFDFEEEEEEEVET is encoded by the exons ATGCCCGATTTCTCAATATTCCTG TGCGCGGATCGGCAGCCGGAGCCGCGTTCTCACTCCGGGGCAGTGCTGGTCCTGCTGACGCGCTGCGTAGCAGAGACACCGCGGGTCGCGACGCCGATACAGCCGCGCCGGGGCCGTGTGCCAACAGACAGCGAG gaggagtgggagagggaggaggaggagctgccgtacGAGGTGGAAGAGCAGCTGGCCAGCGGGGACGACACCCTGGACCTCTGCTTCCGGAAGCTGCGCAGGCTCCCCCGGCGCGTGTGCGGCTGCCCCCACCTGGAGAAGCTCTACGCCAGCAACAACCGGCTGCGGGGGCTGCCCGAGGGCTTCTCCGAGCTGGAGCGCCTCCGAGTCCTCGCCCTGGACTTCAACAAGATGTTCAACGTGCCGCCTCCGGTGTGCCGGCTGGAGAACATCACCCGGCTCTACCTGGGCAGCAACCGGCTCACCACGCTGCCGCCGGAGTTCAGTAACCTGCTCAACCTGCGCTGCCTCTGGATGGAGAACAACTTCTTCCGGCGCTTCCCCCGGCAGCTGCTCCACCTGCCCGTCCTCAAGTCCCTGCAGCTGGGAGACAACCGGCTGAGAAGCCTCCCGGGGTGCCTGGCCGGCATGGCCTCCCTCCGGGGACTGTGGCTCTACGGGAACCGCTTCGAGGAGCTGCCTCGGGTGCTGCTGCACATGGAGCTGCTGGAGATCCTGGACGTGGACCGGAACAAGATCTCACGCTTCCCCGACCTCACACGCCTCGCCGGGCTGAAGCTGTTCTCCTACGACCACAACCCCGGCAAGGCCGTGCCCAAGGCGCAGGACTCAGTGGTGCTGGTCGGGGATGGGGCTGAGGAGATGAGGCAGGCGCGAGGCGAGGTTGCAGAGGCTGTCACTGCAGCCAGGGCTCAGAAAGAGGCCCTGGAGGCTGAGGCAGTGGAGGCAGCAGCCAGGGGGGCCAGGGGGTCCAGGGGGAGAGGGACAGCCATCCACAGCATCCTGAAGAGCAGGGGCTTGTCCGCAGGGCAGCTGGAGGGATCCGAGGGgggcagggaggaggaggaggaggagggagaggatgAGTTTGATtttgaagaagaggaagaggaggaggtggagacTTGA
- the saxo4 gene encoding protein phosphatase 1 regulatory subunit 32 isoform X1, which produces MRIRIPVLWVKRSASAFHLSQDSVMMVGIPAGKSAPYVQTSLGADVEPLHFYCTEYSSGFGSTGFKPRSGLHTGTGYKSNFRPALYYRASLDRLDNPALGLSLLGNYCSVTHKHFLPSHNPGGTEPLPQNTESRGSGFTREPGLTIPGQCPVFLQTEYRGRFPPPVPQPAVSRQHKTVSWKEDTGFTEGSNLEPITYHPPSNYREELSGYTDRPTGSSIMKTDFLPSALQQGGEALPRLADRQERMTGYTREGVPPVTSSNQNQHSDPPGCFVTVSQLSHGPLALSHPPLLGRVTVGSKELSGYSENTPGHVTQSCDPAASQRFLTHYTTKFSDKTPVGADREGWTRGGIQRQNPNSYTFNNQRQRLCRESLRTLHPHQARTIQKLSPPFDDHTHRYRIRPLQFAV; this is translated from the exons ATGCGGATTCGGATTCCAGTCCTGTGGGTAAAGCGCAGCGCATCAGCATTTCACCTGAGCCAG GACAGTGTGATGATGGTTGGGATCCCAGCTGGAAAGAGCGCCCCCTACGTGCAGACCAGTCTGGGGGCTGATGTGGAGCCACTCCACTTCTACTGCACTGAGTACAGCAGCGGCtttg GCTCCACAGGGTTCAAGCCTCGCTCCGGACTCCACACAGGGACCGGGTACAAATCCAACTTCCGTCCGGCGCTGTACTACCGAGCCAGCCTGGACCGGCTCGACAACCCTGCACTCGG ACTCTCCTTATTGGGCAACTACTGCTCTGTGACTCACAAACACTTCCTGCCGTCACACAACCCGGGCGGGACAGAACCACTACCCCAGAACACAGAGTCCCGAGGGAGCGGGTTCACGAGAGAGCCAGGACTGACCATCCCGGGACAg TGTCCTGTGTTCCTGCAGACAGAGTACAGGGGGAGATTTCCCCCCCCGGTCCCCCAACCAGCAG TCTCTCGCCAGCACAAGACAGTCAGCTGGAAGGAGGACACAGGGTTTACTGAGGGATCGAACCTGGAGCCAATCACCTACCACCCCCCCTCCAACTACCGGGAGGAGCTGTcg GGTTACACAGACCGTCCCACAGGAAGCAGCATCATGAAGACTGACTTCCTGCCATCGGCTCTCCAGCAG GGTGGGGAGGCGCTGCCACGGCTGGCTGATCGTCAGGAACGCATGACCGGCTACACCAGGGAGGGCGTGCCCCCAGTGACATCATCA AACCAGAACCAGCACTCAGACCCGCCCGGCTGCTTTGTCACTGTGAGCCAGCTGAGCCACGGACCCCTCGCGCTGTCGCACCCCCCGCTGCTGGGCAGGGTCACTGTGGGGAGCAAG gagctGTCTGGGTACAGTGAGAACACACCTGGCCATGTGACTCAGTCATGTGACCCCGCAGCCTCGCAGCGATTCCTCACTCACTACACTACAAA GTTCTCTGATAAGACCCCGGTCGGTGCTGACAGGGAGGGCTGGACTCGAGGAGGGATCCAGAGGCAGAATCCCAACAGCTACACCTTCAATAACCAGCGACAGAGACTGTGCAGGGAGAGCCTGCGCACCCTGCACCCTCACCAGGCCAG gacgaTCCAGAAATTGAGCCCTCCATTTGATGACCACACCCACCGGTACAGGATCCGCCCCCTGCAGTTCGCTGTCTGA
- the saxo4 gene encoding protein phosphatase 1 regulatory subunit 32 isoform X2: MMVGIPAGKSAPYVQTSLGADVEPLHFYCTEYSSGFGSTGFKPRSGLHTGTGYKSNFRPALYYRASLDRLDNPALGLSLLGNYCSVTHKHFLPSHNPGGTEPLPQNTESRGSGFTREPGLTIPGQCPVFLQTEYRGRFPPPVPQPAVSRQHKTVSWKEDTGFTEGSNLEPITYHPPSNYREELSGYTDRPTGSSIMKTDFLPSALQQGGEALPRLADRQERMTGYTREGVPPVTSSNQNQHSDPPGCFVTVSQLSHGPLALSHPPLLGRVTVGSKELSGYSENTPGHVTQSCDPAASQRFLTHYTTKFSDKTPVGADREGWTRGGIQRQNPNSYTFNNQRQRLCRESLRTLHPHQARTIQKLSPPFDDHTHRYRIRPLQFAV; encoded by the exons ATGATGGTTGGGATCCCAGCTGGAAAGAGCGCCCCCTACGTGCAGACCAGTCTGGGGGCTGATGTGGAGCCACTCCACTTCTACTGCACTGAGTACAGCAGCGGCtttg GCTCCACAGGGTTCAAGCCTCGCTCCGGACTCCACACAGGGACCGGGTACAAATCCAACTTCCGTCCGGCGCTGTACTACCGAGCCAGCCTGGACCGGCTCGACAACCCTGCACTCGG ACTCTCCTTATTGGGCAACTACTGCTCTGTGACTCACAAACACTTCCTGCCGTCACACAACCCGGGCGGGACAGAACCACTACCCCAGAACACAGAGTCCCGAGGGAGCGGGTTCACGAGAGAGCCAGGACTGACCATCCCGGGACAg TGTCCTGTGTTCCTGCAGACAGAGTACAGGGGGAGATTTCCCCCCCCGGTCCCCCAACCAGCAG TCTCTCGCCAGCACAAGACAGTCAGCTGGAAGGAGGACACAGGGTTTACTGAGGGATCGAACCTGGAGCCAATCACCTACCACCCCCCCTCCAACTACCGGGAGGAGCTGTcg GGTTACACAGACCGTCCCACAGGAAGCAGCATCATGAAGACTGACTTCCTGCCATCGGCTCTCCAGCAG GGTGGGGAGGCGCTGCCACGGCTGGCTGATCGTCAGGAACGCATGACCGGCTACACCAGGGAGGGCGTGCCCCCAGTGACATCATCA AACCAGAACCAGCACTCAGACCCGCCCGGCTGCTTTGTCACTGTGAGCCAGCTGAGCCACGGACCCCTCGCGCTGTCGCACCCCCCGCTGCTGGGCAGGGTCACTGTGGGGAGCAAG gagctGTCTGGGTACAGTGAGAACACACCTGGCCATGTGACTCAGTCATGTGACCCCGCAGCCTCGCAGCGATTCCTCACTCACTACACTACAAA GTTCTCTGATAAGACCCCGGTCGGTGCTGACAGGGAGGGCTGGACTCGAGGAGGGATCCAGAGGCAGAATCCCAACAGCTACACCTTCAATAACCAGCGACAGAGACTGTGCAGGGAGAGCCTGCGCACCCTGCACCCTCACCAGGCCAG gacgaTCCAGAAATTGAGCCCTCCATTTGATGACCACACCCACCGGTACAGGATCCGCCCCCTGCAGTTCGCTGTCTGA
- the sdhaf2 gene encoding succinate dehydrogenase assembly factor 2, mitochondrial, with translation MMLSGVTLGKVASQLFRASWRPLLGVSSARAYRGESPNDSEKDLIEIQIPPWEARINEAIETKRARLLYESRKRGMLENCIILSLFAKQYLHTLSEAQLHTYDRLINEPSNDWDIYYWATETKPTPKEYCSDVMELLKEYTKNRNMEQRLRQPDLEYLFESKD, from the exons ATGATGTTATCCGGGGTGACACTAGGAAAG GTAGCCTCTCAGCTCTTTCGGGCGTCATGGCGACCGTTGCTGGGCGTGTCCTCAGCGCGTGCTTACCGTGGCGAATCCCCCAATGATTCCGAGAAGGACCTGATTGAGATTCAGATCCCGCCCTGGGAGGCGCGGATCAACGAAGCAATCGAGACGAAGCGAGCCAGGCTGCTGTATGAGAGCCGGAAGAGAGGCATGCTGGAGAACTGCATCATACtgag CCTCTTTGCGAAGCAGTACCTGCACACCCTGAGCGAGGCACAGCTGCACACCTACGACCGGCTCATCAACGAGCCCAGCAACGACTGGGACATCTACTACTGGGCAACTG AGACGAAGCCCACTCCAAAGGAGTACTGCAGTGATGTGATGGAGCTGCTGAAGGAATACACCAAGAACCGCAACATGGAGCAGAGACTGAGACAGCCTGACCTGGAGTACCTGTTTGAGAGCAAGGACTGA
- the LOC117432331 gene encoding cleavage and polyadenylation specificity factor subunit 7-like — MAAAAAPGEGPDLIDIYAEEEFNQGGAEDVGFAGGAEHVDLYDDVLTGPVGGREGGPPSSEKDEPPRSESKPAILYTYSGQRHKRLAVYVGNFSWWTTDVDLVNAAKSIGVKDIQEIKFAENRANGQSKGYAEVVVGSEPSLHSLLEFLPQRKVNGDRVEVRFATRQNFSVFETQAKKLGVSQRNPSKDSADFGDKPSCSSGETPPPSQPHADTPPSLHPFYSRPPFPGERPSSFPPPRLPPPHMHPPPGVPRFGAMPPPPPLHMPHFVPPPLHLSIPPPGSLPPTLHLNPAFFPQSHPAHSSMAPPPATAEHFNRAPPGHPYTRHRESDPPTPPLGEAEFEEIMHRNRAISSSAISKAVSWASGGDLAGAIETLLTAIAVIKQSRVSSDERCRVLLSALKDCLHSIEAKSYGSRKRPRSHSRTHSWDSARRHRERSHSGERHDEHHREGERNREGERDRHHQHRDRDRHR; from the exons ATGGCTGCAGCTGCGGCGCCGGGAGAGGGGCCCGATCTTATCGATATCTACGCCGAGGAAGAGTTCAACCAAGGCGGCGCGGAG GATGTGGGGTTTGCAGGCGGGGCGGAGCATGTGGATCTCTATGATGACGTGCTGACGGGCCCGGTGGGGGGTCGCGAGGGGGGACCCCCCTCCTCGGAGAAGGACGAGCCCCCCAGGTCTGAGAGCAAGCCAGCCATCCTGTACACCTACAGCGGGCAGCGGCACAAGAGACTGGCGGTGTACGTAGGAAACTTCTCCTGG tGGACGACGGATGTGGATTTGGTTAACGCTGCCAAGTCCATTGGAGTGAAGGACATCCAGGAGATCAAGTTTGCAGAGAACAGAGCCAACGGACAGTCAAAGGG CTATGCGGAGGTGGTGGTGGGCTCGGAGCCCTCTCTCCACTCGCTGCTGGAGTTTCTGCCACAGCGCAAGGTGAATGGAGACCGGGTCGAGGTGCGATTCGCCACGCGCCAGAACTTCAGCGTGTTCGAGACACAGGCCAAGAAAC tgGGCGTGTCCCAGAGGAATCCCTCGAAGGACTCTGCTGATTTCGGGGACAAGCCGTCCTGCTCCTCTGGAGAGACCCCCCCCCCTTCCCAGCCTCACGCTGACACGCCCCCCTCGCTGCACCCCTTCTACAGCAGACCCCCTTTCCCAGGGGAGCGCCCCTCCTCCTTCCCCCCTCCCCGCCTGCCCCCTCCCCACATGCATCCACCTCCAGGGGTGCCCAGGTTCGGGGCGAtgcctcccccccctccccttcacATGCCCCACTTCGTGccccctcccctccacctctCCATCCCTCCACCCGGCTCCCTCCCGCCCACTCTGCACCTAAACCCCGCCTTCTTCCCCCAGTCCCACCCCGCCCACTCTAGCATGGCCCCCCCCCCAGCCACTGCAGAGCACTTCAACCGCGCCCCCCCAGGACACCCCTACACCCGACACAGGGAGAGCGACCCCCCCACGCCCCCCCTCGGCGAGGCGGAGTTCGAGGAGATCATGCATCGGAACCGCGCCATCTCCAGCAGCGCGATCTCGAAGGCCGTGTCCTGGGCGAGCGGGGGGGACCTCGCCGGAGCCATCGAGACGCTGCTCACCGCCATCGCCGTCATCAAGCAGTCCAGGGTCTCGAGCGACGAGCGCTGCAGAGTGCTGCTGTCCGCACTGAAGGACTGTCTGCACAGCATCGAGGCCAAGTCATACGGGTccag GAAGCGGCCGCGCTCCCACTCTCGCACTCACTCTTGGGACTCGGCCCGACGGCACCGCGAACGTTCTCACAGTGGGGAGCGGCACGACGAGCATCACCGCGAGGGAGAGCGCAACCGCGAGGGAGAGAGGGACCGGCACCACCAGCACCGGGACCGGGACCGGCACCGCTAG